The proteins below come from a single Sorghum bicolor cultivar BTx623 chromosome 4, Sorghum_bicolor_NCBIv3, whole genome shotgun sequence genomic window:
- the LOC8075692 gene encoding oxidation resistance protein 1, translating to MGYLPSLSSKAAHFVSDLTTVILNPVSERETSHLPEVDEVQENLEDDKDSEHNSDSLDGPDTSSFRAFLISFLSSSSSNNDSMEIIPEQNGDMGYPTLTPMGKGSKGRTGLISRGKHSIGKIINKATRIGGFKQTTAEPKIDRETITHTEPVAPVLERQEPKEVVSFSSLPTMSEPSVLLSERMQSILYASLPVLAQGRNWVLLYSTWRHGISLSTLYRRSMLCPGFSLLVVGDKEGTIFGGLVEAPLQPSSSKKYQGTNNSFVFTNLHNRPVIYRPTGANNYFTVCSTDYMALGGGGHFALYLDSDLLTGSSSNSETFNNGCLSHSSDFSVKDVELWGFVYPSKYEEMLTICRTEKPGICRW from the exons ATGGGGTACCTGCCGTCCCTGAGCAGCAAGGCGGCGCACTTCGTGTCCGACCTCACCACCGTCATCCTCAACCCCGTCTCCGAGCGCGAGACCTCCCACCTCCCC GAGGTTGACGAAGTGCAAGAAAATTTGGAGGATGATAAAGATTCTGAGCACAATTCTGACAGCCTTGATGGACCTGACACATCTTCCTTTAGAGCATTCTTGATCTCATTTTTGTCATCATCGAGCTCTAATAACGATTCAATGGAGATAATTCCTGAGCAGAATGGGGACATGGGTTACCCTACTTTAACACCCATGGGGAAGGGAAGCAAGGGAAGAACAGGTCTGATAAGTAGGGGAAAGCATTCCATCGGAAAAATCATTAACAAGGCGACAAGGATTGGTGGTTTCAAACAAACAACTGCAGAGCCTAAAATTGACAGGGAGACAATAACTCATACTGAACCAGTTGCACCTGTATTGGAGCGCCAGGAACCAAAGGAAGTTGTTTCCTTTAGTAGTTTGCCAACTATGTCGGAACCATCTGTTCTTTTGTCAGAACGGATGCAATCAATTCTTTATGCATCTCTCCCTGTTCTTGCCCAGGGAAGGAACTGGGTCTTGCTATACAG TACATGGAGGCATGGCATATCTTTATCTACTTTATATAGAAGGAGCATGCTTTGCCCTGGTTTCTCACTCTTG GTTGTTGGGGATAAAGAAGGTACAATTTTTGGTGGTTTAGTTGAGGCCCCATTACAGCCATCCAGTTCAAAGAAGTATCAG GGGaccaataattcctttgttttcACTAATTTGCATAATCGCCCTGTCATATATCGACCGACAG GTGCAAATAACTATTTTACGGTGTGCTCCACTGACTATATGGCTTTGGGGGGAGGAGGTCATTTTGCACTTTATCTTGATTCTGACCT TTTGACTGGTTCAAGTTCAAATTCAGAGACTTTTAACAACGGGTGTTTATCGCATTCTTCAGACTTCTCAGTGAAAGATGTTGAG CTTTGGGGCTTCGTCTACCCTTCCAAATACGAGGAGATGCTGACAATCTGCAGGACTGAGAAACCAGGAATCTGTCGATGGTGA
- the LOC8066220 gene encoding uncharacterized protein LOC8066220 translates to MDDFSTLSDHSMLLQGHDMFSAEGCLGIRSPPGVLSTGGKPVVPELQDAHNSKGDDMFFSDWPELVAFDDLEASLRNFDPTFEIGSNYFEDILWSSNCSPEAQLVRNSYSDDIDFSIDRNDSNTPKVNTTKTKQQSSRNGAISSGTASNYDAHASSSSGLWDAELFLPFDDTSLASQTGGWEGLEAILCSSSAEMRVVPAASSTMCTDGSSTCCSGPDTVTARDAPGSATKARDPFNGAPDTILEEMAENPLDMYFPPLATCERQPEMLKSDTTSAPKHRFPEEFAAGSCALECAELQFCAEDMSSAGLHGQPGSAIVLDAVPVKDLSFQKLQYGMNQLGLETKGRIRDSLYRLANRLEQKHRVACSSEGLGSSSSDRFESGRWTETQTNPMDQSVAQLLLQKPSYRKTVPPPHRVT, encoded by the exons ATGGATGATTTTTCTACTCTCAGTGACCACAGTATGCTACTTCAAGGCCATGACATGTTCAGTGCTGAAGGATGCCTAGGTATCCGCAGTCCTCCAGGCGTTCTTTCGACCGGAGGCAAGCCCGTCGTCCCAGAACTCCAAGATGCCCACAACAGCAAGGGGGATGATATGTTCTTCTCCGACTGGCCTGAGCTGGTCGCCTTCGACGATCTCGAGGCAAGCCTGAG AAATTTCGATCCAACGTTTGAGATAGGGAGCAATTATTTCGAGGACATACTATGGTCCTCAAATTGCTCACCAGAAGCTCAGCTAGTACGGAACAGCTACTCTGACGATATTGATTTCTCAATCGATCGAAACGACAGCAACACTCCGAAG GTAAATACGACAAAAACCAAGCAACAGTCCAGCAGGAACGGAGCAATCAGTAGTGGTACAGCCTCGAATTATGATGCACATGCCAGCTCCTCTTCCGGTCTTTGGGATGCCGAACTCTTCCTCCCGTTTGATGATACATCACTCGCCAGCCAAACGGGTGGCTGGGAAGGGCTAGAGGCTATTCTTTGCTCATCGAGTGCGGAAATGCGAGTAGTCCCAGCGGCATCAAGCACCATGTGCACCGATGGTTCGTCTACTTGTTGCTCAGGGCCAGACACCGTTACTGCTCGTGATGCTCCTGGTTCTGCGACGAAGGCTAGAGACCCGTTTAACGGGGCTCCGGATACAATCCTGGAGGAGATGGCTGAAAATCCACTGGACATGTATTTTCCTCCACTGGCAACATGTGAACGACAGCCTGAGATGTTGAAGAGCGACACCACTTCAGCGCCGAAGCATCGGTTTCCAGAAGAGTTTGCTGCAGGCAGCTGCGCTCTGGAGTGTGCAGAGTTACAGTTCTGTGCGGAGGACATGAGTTCTGCAGGATTACATGGGCAGCCTGGCTCGGCAATCGTTCTGGACGCCGTGCCAGTAAAGGATCTTTCCTTTCAGAAGCTTCAGTATGGCATGAATCAG CTCGGTCTGGAGACCAAAGGACGCATAAGGGATTCGCTATACCGGTTGGCCAACAGGCTTGAACAAAAGCATCGTGTTGCTTGTTCAAGTGAAGGATTGGGATCATCGAGTTCAGATAG GTTCGAATCAGGCAGATGGACCGAGACGCAGACGAACCCCATGGATCAGTCAGTAGCACAGCTCCTTCTGCAGAAACCCTCTTACCGGAAGACTGTCCCGCCGCCGCACCGTGTGACATAG